Sequence from the Crassostrea angulata isolate pt1a10 chromosome 9, ASM2561291v2, whole genome shotgun sequence genome:
TACTTAAAGTAATAATGATTGACAGCTGGTTATGCAACATTGTACAAtctcacagggcgaaaaaccatctttaagcaagtccttaaaggtggcttaaaggtgacttaaaggagcttaaaggctatacaacctttaagccgcctttaagtcacctttaagcaagtgcttataggtccttaataatcaaaacttctttaagctacctttaagccacctttaagccacctttaagcatcttttagtggcatttacgctctctttacactgcctttacactgtctttaagtggcctttaagtcaatattgatcaagctgaacaataaaaccatatattaaatgcaaaagctcttttatagagatgggagggggtcatccgagtgataatataatttccaaggaaggggggggggttgttccaggcggttttaatcgtcgctccattaaacacagatcgctatcatcagcaccgctctgatggacacagattgccgttataaaattctttataattttttgggggtttcaaaattattgtaggtatgagcgcagtctctgtatcttaatatgtgcataaaactaattaaagtatgtttgtttcctattataaattaatcggtgaaaaaaattattaaacaaaataaagataatgaaccaaaaatgcatgatttaatttgttaatcggtttaaggtttgtattttttttttcaattttcattatttctaactctagatctgctagatacatgttaaagatgaaaagactccaaactgcctttgttatatcgggcaggatattactgctttgtttgtctagacatagttttgttcgtttgtgtatatctaattagagtctattgtttgtccaacttaagaaaacccctggaactaacacagaatatacaagatatacacagcagttgtgtcgtgtgcccaggtgcatgtttgtgtatatctaattaaagtctattgtttgtccaacttaagaaaacccctggaactaacacagaatatacaagatatacacaacaggtgtgtcgtgtgcccaggtgcacgtcagggtttctaaaggcgttgaatcttagtatgtatgagtatacgataagtctagtgaataaaagttaatttacatttgtaattcattttgaaagtattatttcctagctctgggtttcaaagatgttacgtctacaaattaacgatatatgaatgtaaaagtaaaatcttgaggctaattaattaatgtaccggtgatcataaataggggttgattatttaaatatatgtataagggtaaatatgtcaaatatacccggcctggcacatcatacaattgtatgtacaagtcatttgcaattgccacatgcagtaaatacgtcaccggtaattggtaattttgtttgttatagaattgatagtttaaaaatcatgtacatacaattacatgtaaatatttaaacatattggaacggcgccgcgatcatgaaaaccgggaaattgcgggaaattgaacaaataccctaattgtataaatgcatttaataaaagaaatgatttcattttctttcttacatttttatagctataaattagatgaacgtatatctactcggtttaaatttattaactaagaaagcctactatagtgaacctaacggtttccatttaggtataatatatttttgttcactgaagaccaagttccgtatttcattctaaatacatgcatgcatgtaatttataaattagatataattgattgttacaaactgaatggtttgtcaaaatcttttcaagtaaacacattcaatacagtgattcaatatccactgatatataggatataaaaacgctcatatatatgtaagttgccgtggcgcagaggatgtgtgaTGATgttagtaaactaagggtcccgggttcaattctcgccgtggccggttttttttttttgtgtttttttttcatttttctttctagaacaaaaaccgttttaataccttttctttcataaagttaatacattttgttggaaattaagcacaatattgaattaaattttttttaatggcttaaaggtggtttaaaggtggcttaaagaagtttggacattaaggacgtataagttgtccttaaaggtgacttaaaggtggcttaaagatagtctttaagctgcctttaagccatctttacgctttctttaagccacctttaagcaacacttatagcttaaaggtagcttaaaggtggcttaaagatcgtctttaagctacctttaaacacctttaagctatctttaaggaggacttaaagatggtcattcatcctgtgtctCTTGATGTTTATAGATTTACTTCCTCATTACGTGATCACTGAGTCTGCGTCTTCACTACGCCACACACACTTAACATTTCCCTTACTTAAACGTCTGAGCAACTACATAAATAGCCTTCTACATCTGTCTTCTCAGACGGAGTAATGTTTGATATTTGTTACGTTCTTTCGGCTGGGCGAACAAATCTATACTCATAGACTTTGTCGTTTGACCAGATTGACAACACCATGTTGTCCCTGTCCGAACACTCTGTGTATCCCCACGATATTCTCTCTGTGTGGTTCTGTTTGCTGACAGTATCCCAAGCGTACGGTGAGTCCACATTATgaacatttcttaaaatcatTGATATTTTCCAAATGAGGTTGTTTAGGTTGCTTTACAAGGAATGAACCAAACCATTAGTTggtaatttgaaagaaaaaaatgaaaatgatttaagggtattttattgaatttccaagaaaatattgataaaataatcaAAGCGATACCACATTCTAAAACCAATCTCTACACTCAAAACAGTATTTACATATTAACTGCAAATATCTGAAAGGCTAAATGCTTAACGTACtttgaagaaatatataaaaaaggaaatattaagTTTCTATTGTCACTTGATGCCGGAAAAGGTCAATGGTTCGGTAGTTAGGAGCAATGGCAACTAAGGACTCGTGAATTCTAATTTAGGATAATGCTGCAACCTTTATAGTGTATGTTAAAGTATTTTTACTGATTGTACTACATTTGAATTATATACATATTTGCTaggaaaaattcattttttttaatcaaatgattaaattttgtgtattgTAACGATAGCACACGTGTCTTCCAGGGTGGGGGTACTTCTTTTCGGGTCTCTAACTAATGCTTCCTTATCTTTTACGCACTGTTTAAACTCTTCAAACTTAAAACACTattagttttgaaaaaaaaatatagatatacacACAGTATACAcaatttatattatacaataatttatCCATAGGAATTTATTCTCTCAAACTTCAATTTAATTCTATCAGATatgaacatttatattcataatatttataatattagtTACTTAGGTTCTTTTATCGAActacatttgaattttatatataagttCTGCTGGAGAAAAGGGGATATCTTCAAATCGTTTCATAAAAACAACTGCATTTAAATGTTCAATGCATGCATTAATGTATTATAAGCAATAAAAAGCATAAGTTTACATCATCACGATTGTAACGTTGTTAGAACGTGTGTTTATCTCCATAGTTAATATTGCCCTCAACAAACCAGCATACCAACAGTTCCCTGCACTAGGTGACGACACAATTGACGCCAGTAACGCTGTAGACGGACGTAAGTCAGACCTGAGTGAGAGGGGAGGTCAATGTGCTGGATCATATCCCACACAAACTGCCACCTGGTGGTTGGACCTGACAAGGATCCACAGCATCCATCACATTACCATCTACTTCCTGACGAACAATAATCCATGGGGTATTGCCACATTTTCTACTTTTCGTTAATGATAATCTCCTATCAGACGTACACTCCGTTGTTGTTATTATTTGTAACAAGGCTGTTGGGGTTTTAGTCCCGTATATCATCAGGACAAAAAACAAGAGAATTAGTGTTAATGTCTTTATAAGTAAATTCTATGATTAACAACGAACAGGCAAAAATGAAATACCTACCtggtataaacaaatattttttcaaaaatccaaaaaaagTTTGATGTTTACATACTGTTAACTTAAATTACGAAATTACGTTTATTTGATAACGATGTAAGTTTTAGTCTgatatgacccccccccccccccgcccggCACAACCAATGGTCGGACTTTTAACAAGATTATCAGAGAAATCAAAATCCTCTATTCGTTTAGACGATCCTCTGCAGGCGCATTGCTAGGCGTATGCAAGTGCTTCCTCATCATTTTcacgcaaaaaaaaattaaaattttgtttaaggAATGAAACTTAAACTAAACTGTATAAATCATTCCGGAATTTTATTGTTCCACCGATTAGTCAATGTAGCATATGTTTACAGAATATACTGAGAAAAAGCGTAAAGAGTGTTTTCGTAGACAAAAAAGATATAGATCAGTAGTAGAAAAATCACAAGACTTATcagataaaatcaaaataatctcGTCATAAAACAGGCActactttttctttctttgtcgGTAATTttatgatgaagatgatgaagTAAGCATTTAACACATTAAAAAtggttatttttatgaaattcttTTTTCTAGATACTGAAAGTTAAATGTCTGAAATGCTGAAAACTCGCCAGGTCCCGGGGGCTTCACACTCTGGGCCCTCATCAAGGCTTCGCCCTGGATCCACTGGGGGCCTTATGCCCCTGTCTTAATTTGCTTCCACAATAAACAAACTTTAACTACGCCCCTGCTCTAAATCATTTCTGCGAGCCGAACCCCTGTTAAGCTCAACAGAACAATTCAAGAAACTTAGAAATACAAATATGAAACCGAATCAATCATTTCTTTACTAATAATGTACCATTACATGgagtaaaacaatatttatacatttatgtcTAAGATGTGCTTCCTATCAACTTAcagtaaaaatttaaagataaccGCATTTTAAATTTAAGTCGACAATTATTATTTTCGTGAATTCTAAATGCATATGTTCAGGTATTCACTAACGCTGCTATAAGGCGACAGCACACTTTTAAACCAGACAGAATCATCAAGTAAACCCCTTCTACATTAGGTGGTAGGGGcatcaagtaatttttttttgtattattggCATGGATACACTAACAAAGCTTTTTTGTTAGTATTTAAGATCTTTTTGTTTCATTGTTGATCCTTTGATATACTCATCTACATGAATTTGCACTTTTGTAAAACATTGTTATATATACTATGAAAAAGCCTCTTAGTAGACGCAATTTCGTTGACATGaattatgtttacatgcaagcTTTATTTGTGCGTTTATATTGTCTGTCAAACAGATTTGTGAATAGACAATGTCGCGTATCATTTAtcgttattttttatttagctACATATGTCCTTCCATTTACAATAATTCTACTAATTTCTCTGGCAGGTCCTTCTAATGAGCTCACAAAGTACTTTCTTGGATTCTTGGTGTACGTCTCGAATACAACAGACAGACTACAGGGAACACTGTGTTACAAGGACGACAACTTTACAAGGGACACTATACCTGCTGTCTTCACCACCACTTGTCCTGTACATGGACAGTACGTCATCTATTACAACGAGAGACTACCCGGAGCTACCTACCCTGACGAGTACTCTGATTATATTTTCAGTGACCTCTGTGAAGTGGAGGTGTATGGTGAGTTTTCCTTAGtcttttattaaatatgtaaataaaatgatagaAGCGGTGATTTTGCCAATATCTTTAGTATGGTACATATATATTGTGTTTTTTATATCCATTTTGGAGTTTTTTTTCCACGCAATAATAaccattattttaaatatataattgcaCATAAACTTATACAATGATGATTGCATTCTTTTTGTTAATAGTGTCCCGCCACAATGcttcataaaaattgaaatgaaccatattaaaattaataataattacaaGATGCATATGCATTATTTTATGCATCATTTAATAACCATGATATAACTCACTAATAATTACGTAGAAGTAAAACAATGTCATTTTACATTTGATCATATGGTGATCATATTAAGAACGAAACATTTTAGAAGTATAACTAAATCATTGCCATTGTATAAATTGAAGGATGTTATTCTACCGGATATTTTGGATCCAACTGTTCCTTTCCCTGTCCAGACGTCAACTGTCAGTACTGTCACATAGAGACGGGCACCTGTCAGGGCTGTATGCCTGGATACAAAGGTCACCGATGTGAATTAGGTAAATTTGCAGATATGTAGCTCGacgaaaaaatctttttcagttGCCTTATAGATACAGTGGATTAAATACTGATGAACATGCAGATACAACATAGTATTTTATATCTTTCTGGGGTTTTTTCAGCCTATATcagaataaaataaagtataaattaaTACGTCATGTTCGATTATTTCCcataagaaattgtttttgtatTGATAGCTTGTGAAGGACGGTCTTATGGTGCTGGTTGCAAAGAAGCATGTGGATACTGCCGTGACGTTAACCAGTGTTCCAATATTAATGGGACTTGTTTAACTGGATGTGATGCTGGTTTTAAAGGAGACTTCTGTAAAACTGGTAAGTGTGTGGATAAATAAACACATATAAAGTGACGTAAACAAGTGTTCTTTCAACAATGATACTTGCTTAATTGGATGTATCGCTATTGTAATGGGAAACTTTTCTACATATTTTCTACATATTACACCCTATATCAGCCTGAAACACCAATATTTGCCAGAGGGCCAAGGACACAAGGGGATAATTTAGTCGTGGGCTGATGCAGGGTGTAATATAGAAAATGGttggtattattttattttatcattttttaatttatttttcactttcacagACTCTCACACACATTAAATAGGAGTCATGTATTAATATTCACCTACCTATATCGACACACGAAACATATATTcaggaaaaagaagaaaatcacaacatatgtgttgtttaaatcaaatgtttataaaaaacgACAACTTCGTATTAACCATCATTTTTTATGTCTTCAATCTAAATAAACAGGCCTagaatataagtacatgtatgaatgcatTCAATAATCATAGATTTAGTTAGTCACCTGTGTAATATGGACAAACTTCTATATTTGCAActtaaaattatcaatacacctatttgtacaaatagaaaaaatgattttaaacttttagtaTGTGACAGAGGTTCGTATGGTTCTGAATGCAATGAAACATGTGGACACTGTCGTGACGTGAACCAGTGTTCCAATATCAATGGGACATGTCTGACTGGGTGTTATGCTGGTTATCAAGGGGACTTGTGTCAAACAtgtaagtgttttgttttatgatatacattttaaataaaacaaatatatttattgcgaTCAAAACTTAATCATAATAGatgtattgataattttacagTATCATTCTGATTTTCTAGATCAATACTAAGAAGTTTTCTGTATACATATCATTTCTGTCTTATAACACTTatgctggattttttttaaaattgtgaatgagAAGGGAAAAAAGTCATGAATAGcataatgtatgtacatgtacctaactTGATCAGACGGACCACTTTGCTTCTTTATTGATCTGTTAATCTATGTCTCTTATATGTCTTATTGATAAAAATCTTATCAGATCAAGTTGctgttaaaatgaaatatactatCTAAATGTGATAATATAAGACTGAGTTCAAAACAGTGAAatcgaaaaaaaattcatacgcTTACCTAATGAGAATGAACATTTTATTCTTAGCATGTGACAGAGGGTCGTATGGATTTGAATGCAGGGAAACATGTGGACACTGTCGTGACGTAGACCAGTGTTCAAATATAAATGGGACATGTTTGACTGGATGTGGTGCTGATTTTCAAGGAGACTTGTGTAAAACCCGTGAGTagatatatatcaaatattagaCATAGAACAAATTGATATATACTTCATGTATATCCTAGGAAAGTAGAATGACATAATAGGTGGTGATTAATTCTAATTTTGTTACATATTTGGTCCATGTCAGCTTGCCCTGTTGGATATTTTGGACAAGACTGTTCTGAGATGTGTATCAACAGCTACGCCAGTTACACATGTGGTGGTTGTAACGATGTCAGTGGTTCATGCGATTATGAGTGCCCTCCTGGCTGGATTGGTTACTTCTGTCAAAAAAGTAATAATCTCATTTACAcgcatattttcatttaaatttttgtttaaaaaaaatgttaattattatCCATATATCATTTATAACAAATGTAAAAACATAAATTGCATACAAGATgatacaaaagaaaacattatttgagaaaatataatcgtgttaaaagataagtatatcagaAGCAGATGCTTTTTCCATAGGTaagtgtttacattttttcttttatttgacaAGAGAGACGGCGTCAAACAACCACAAACAGactaaaaattacaaaacatacATTATATCAGGAACATACTCAATGTTTGCATAAACATGAATACTCATGTGGCTAGAATTCAATGATAATAAAATCAATGACAGTGTAGTGGAACTGTTTCTAGAGTGAATAATGCATGACATTATCTGGAAATATTGGATACATGGCAgcttttacaaaaaatgaaaaaagaaatttgtacTTAAATTGTAATGACCgtgaatgattttaaaattgatataaatgccTATTACAACGCGTTGTCGCGTTATTTTTTGGAAAGTTCTGGTATGTATGAACAAACGGGGAATAATACACGCAGTGCATCGCAGGTAAGTGTTTGCCTGTGGAATAAATGAAGCATGACCATTTTTTctgattaattaatatttaaagttgtTAAGGAgcttttaaatttcaaaccCCTGCAGTTTTAATGTTTCTCATTAGCcagttttgtattaaattttcattttagtgTACATGAATAAATATTTGCTTTGTTACATAGGTTATCTACACgatgttaaatcaacaaaaaaatctgCTTCCgatgagatatctcaattatctcaggaaccttttttaaaatacattttgtacacacgagatctcagaaacaaTAAGTGATCAAatcacgaaactttcatggatgatagacttttgattgaaaatgtgtttaacctgttttattttgtcttctgtcacttccggtctacaAAAAAAGAGTTCAAATAAATCGAGccgtttatcagtttaactttaTTCCTTTGATAATTGTAGTTAGCTCGATGAATAAtgatgtacaaaaggcaagtttacaagaaatatttaatacaatttacattgagcacttccgtttgtccgtttcctgtcccaagacaaaaaaaaccttattttgaTGAGATCTCAAAAAGGTAACGACATAACCAACAAAACTTGAATGGGATGATAGACCAATGTATGTACATATGCTAACACTATTTGTTTTATCCGGAGTAACTTCcagtcgtcacaggaagtacatcttattttgattctttaaaaataatttggttatttagcatggaagtaacattttagctatagaaatacaaaaggtcatctGTACATGGTAAAAAAAGTTGTACTTCCgttgagacatctcaaatatctcaggtagccttcttttttaaaaaaaattacccacaagatctcagaaagtgtgagagatcaagacacaaaacttatatgGATAATGGAcgtttgattgaacatgtgtttaacgggtttcatttggtcgtacgtcacttccggttctcactcGATGCGTTCAAGCAAttgaagttgttttttttaactttaatttttttaaaaacatttcactCAATTTTAATGAACAGTAacgtaccgtaggtaaatgtactaaaatatctactttcaatttattaaatcacttccgtttgttcgtttctGGTCCCAAAGCAGAAACTTTTTCTCTACGAGACATTAAAACTCAAAAAGCttaaacatccaaactttgaggaaagaaaaaacaatgtatgaagatatgtttactatatTCTGTTCCGGCGTAACTTCCAGTCGTAACAGAGAGTACTCAGTaattgacattttgtcttttttttatttcttgggaattcctgtacagtatatattatatccattttctgtttacaagagaaatggatttttgtacagattaatacatgaggaacggaagacctttttgttgcaatagcaacaagagtctagttattattacaatttttgtttattcgttgataaaataattattgtcttaatttttagccgggctctgctgaaagcagagacCTGGCTATaagcaggcaaatcgccaatgttactataaatagcacaacttcaaa
This genomic interval carries:
- the LOC128162782 gene encoding multiple epidermal growth factor-like domains protein 6 gives rise to the protein MLSLSEHSVYPHDILSVWFCLLTVSQAYVNIALNKPAYQQFPALGDDTIDASNAVDGRKSDLSERGGQCAGSYPTQTATWWLDLTRIHSIHHITIYFLTNNNPWGPSNELTKYFLGFLVYVSNTTDRLQGTLCYKDDNFTRDTIPAVFTTTCPVHGQYVIYYNERLPGATYPDEYSDYIFSDLCEVEVYGCYSTGYFGSNCSFPCPDVNCQYCHIETGTCQGCMPGYKGHRCELACEGRSYGAGCKEACGYCRDVNQCSNINGTCLTGCDAGFKGDFCKTVCDRGSYGSECNETCGHCRDVNQCSNINGTCLTGCYAGYQGDLCQTSCDRGSYGFECRETCGHCRDVDQCSNINGTCLTGCGADFQGDLCKTPCPVGYFGQDCSEMCINSYASYTCGGCNDVSGSCDYECPPGWIGYFCQKSNNLIYTHIFI